A genomic region of Denticeps clupeoides chromosome 9, fDenClu1.1, whole genome shotgun sequence contains the following coding sequences:
- the LOC114796735 gene encoding speckle-type POZ protein-like: MASSYNYTQHQVEEFSCSWTISNFSFADDENGASLTSSTFSDASGRLKWALQLYPNGVDSVQEGYVSCFAVLVSAPEAGVRACARLVLLNAEGQEAMVIENNYYTRVYEGDQIGSELFSRNDVLDDASGLLQDDKLTLTCKITMEKDPEISTAQVKEPDSSLAFELGELWEESLLTDCTLCVAGQEFKAHKSILAVRCPVFRAMFLQDTKEQQTNRVEIKEMEPDVLKEILTYIYSGKAPNIRQMAAKLLAAADMYLLDRLKSMCEDTLCSSLTVDNAAETLILGDLHQAQHTKNDAVTFINVNAEEVTKTDGWTTLTDDHPHLITDLYQSLVSAGEPPAKRQRRF; encoded by the exons ATGGCCAGCAGCTACAACTAcacccag CACCAAGTGGAAGAATTCTCCTGCAGCTGGACGATCAGCAACTTCAGCTTCGCAGATGATGAGAATGGCGCCTCTCTCACCAGCTCCACCTTTTCGGATGCCAGCGGACGGCTGAAATG GGCTCTGCAGTTGTACCCTAACGGCGTTGATTCTGTCCAGGAGGGCTACGTGTCATGCTTTGCCGTCCTGGTCAGTGCTCCAGAGGCAGGTGTGCGGGCCTGTGCAAGACTCGTCCTCCTCAACGCCGAGGGACAGGAGGCCATGGTCATTG AGAATAACTACTACACCCGGGTGTACGAGGGCGATCAGATCGGCTCTGAGTTATTCAGCAGAAATGACGTGTTGGACGATGCCTCTGGACTTTTACAGGATGACAAGCTCACCCTCACCTGTAAG ATCACTATGGAGAAGGATCCAGAGATCTCCACAGCGCAGGTGAAGGAGCCAGATAGCAGCCTGGCGTTTGAGCTTGGGGAGCTGTGGGAAGAATCCCTGCTCACTGACTGCACCCTGTGTGTAGCTGGGCAGGAGTTCAAGGCCCACAAATccatcctagcag TCCGCTGTCCTGTCTTCCGTGCCATGTTCCTACAAGACACGAAAGAGCAGCAAACT AACCGCGTGGAGATTAAGGAAATGGAGCCCGACGTCCTCAAGGAGATCCTGACCTATATCTACTCGGGAAAGGCTCCCAACATTCGTCAGATGGCCGCCAAGCTGCttgctgcagcagacatg TACCTCCTGGATCGCCTCAAGTCCATGTGTGAGGACACACTGTGCAGTAGCCTCACCGTGGACAACGCTGCTGAGACCCTCATCCTGGGTGACCTTCATCAAGCTCAGCACACCAAAAACGACGctgtcacattcatcaatgt GAATGCAGAAGAAGTCACGAAGACTGACGGCTGGACGACCCTTACTGATGACCACCCACACCTCATCACAGATTTGTACCAGTCTCTGGTTTCAGCTGGAGAGCCACCAGCCAAACGCCAGAGACGTTTTTAG
- the LOC114796737 gene encoding speckle-type POZ protein-like — translation MASSYNYTQHQVEEFSCSWTISNFSFADDENGASLTSSTFSDASGRLKWALQLYPNGVDSVQEGYVSCFAVLVSAPEAGVRACARLVLLNAEGQEAMVIENNYYTRVYEGDQIGSELFSRNDVLDDASGLLQDDKLTLTCKITVEKDPEISTAQVKEPDSSLAFELGELWEESLLTDCTLCVAGQEFKAHKSILAVRCPVFRAMFLQDTKEQQTNRVEIKEMEPDVLKEILTYIYSGKAPNIRQMAAKLLAAADMYLLDRLKSMCEDTLCSSLTVDNAAETLILGDLHQAQHTKNDAVTFINVNAEEVTKTDGWTTLTDDHPHLITDLYQSLVSAGEPPAKRQRRF, via the exons ATGGCCAGCAGCTACAACTAcacccag CACCAAGTGGAAGAATTCTCCTGCAGCTGGACGATCAGCAACTTCAGCTTCGCAGATGATGAGAATGGCGCCTCTCTCACCAGCTCCACCTTTTCGGATGCCAGCGGACGGCTGAAATG GGCTCTGCAGTTGTACCCTAACGGCGTTGATTCTGTCCAGGAGGGCTACGTGTCATGCTTTGCCGTCCTGGTCAGTGCTCCAGAGGCAGGTGTGCGGGCCTGTGCAAGACTCGTCCTCCTCAACGCCGAGGGACAGGAGGCCATGGTCATTG AGAATAACTACTACACCCGGGTGTACGAGGGCGATCAGATCGGCTCTGAGTTATTCAGCAGAAATGACGTGTTGGACGATGCCTCTGGACTTTTACAGGATGACAAGCTCACCCTCACCTGTAAG ATCACTGTGGAGAAGGATCCAGAGATCTCCACAGCGCAGGTGAAGGAGCCAGATAGCAGCCTGGCGTTTGAGCTTGGGGAGCTGTGGGAAGAATCCCTGCTCACTGACTGCACCCTGTGTGTAGCTGGGCAGGAGTTCAAGGCCCACAAATccatcctagcag TCCGCTGTCCTGTCTTCCGTGCCATGTTCCTACAAGACACGAAAGAGCAGCAAACT AACCGCGTGGAGATTAAGGAAATGGAGCCCGACGTCCTCAAGGAGATCCTGACCTACATCTACTCGGGAAAGGCTCCCAACATTCGTCAGATGGCCGCCAAGCTGCttgctgcagcagacatg TACCTCCTGGATCGCCTCAAGTCCATGTGTGAGGACACACTGTGCAGTAGCCTCACCGTGGACAACGCTGCTGAGACCCTCATCCTGGGTGACCTTCATCAAGCTCAGCACACCAAAAACGACGctgtcacattcatcaatgt GAATGCAGAAGAAGTCACGAAGACTGACGGCTGGACGACCCTTACTGATGACCACCCACACCTCATCACAGATTTGTACCAGTCTCTGGTTTCAGCTGGAGAGCCACCAGCCAAACGCCAGAGACGTTTTTAG